The window ATCTCTTCACCCACCGGCCGCTGTGGAGCAAAGCGGCTATGGCGGGCAAGACCCTCGTCTCCAGCTCGATGATCGACCGCGTGGCGGCGGGGCTCGGCAGGGAGCTATACGAAGTTCCCGTCGGCTTTAAATGGTTCGTAGACGGCCTGCTCTCCGGCTCGCTCGCCTTCGGAGGCGAGGAGAGCGCGGGAGCCTCCTTCCTGCGCAGGGACGGCACGGCCTGGAGCACGGACAAGGACGGTTTTATCATGAGCCTGCTCGCGGCGGAGATCACGGCGGTCAGCGGCAAATCACCTTCCGAGCACTACCGTGATATGAAGGAACGCTTCGGCACTCCCTACTATTCGCGCAAAGACGCGCCCGCGACACGCGAGGAGAAGGAGAAACTCAAAAAACTCTCACCGGCGGGTGTGACGGCGGAGAGACTCGCCGGAGAAAAAATAACGGCGAAGCTCACAGCCGCCCCGGGAAACGGCGCGCCGATAGACGGCCTCAAGGTTACAGCCGAAAATGGCTGGTTCGCCGCCCGCCCCTCGGGCACGGAGGATATCTATAAAATCTACGCCGAGAGCTTCAAAGGCGAAGAACATCTGGCCGCGATCAACGAAGAGGCGCGGCAGATAGTGGCGAAGGCGATAGCGTAGCGGCAACGGGGAGGCGCGGCGCGCTGCCGCGGCCTCCACTTACGCGCTGGGAGCGGCGGCGGTGAAAAACGTATTTTTTATCGGAGGAACGATGGGGGCCGGGAAGACGGCCGTCTGCCAAGTTCTCAAGAAAAGGCTCTACAGAAGCGTCTTTCTCGACGGAGACTGGTGCTGGGACATGGAGCCCTTTCAGGTGACGGAGGAGACAAAGGCGCTCGCGCTGGATAACGTCTGCTGCCTGCTCGGTAATTTCATTCGCTGCTCTGCATATGAAAACGTGATATTCTGCTGGGTGATGCACCGGCAGGAGATCATCGACTCCATCCTCGCGCGCCTCGACACCTCTGGCTGCCGCCTCAATATCTTCTCTCTGGTCTGCGGCGAGGAACCGCTCCGGCGGCGGCTGGAGGGCGACATTCGCGCCGGGAGGCGCGCGCCGGATATAATCGAAAGAAGCCTTGAATACCTCACGCTCTACGAACGGCTTGACACAATCAAGATTGACGTTTCAGAGCTAACGCCGGAAAAAGCCGCGGAGCTGATAGTCCAGATGAGCGGAGAGAATTTACCCCGCCAATTTAATATACAGTAAACATCGCTCCCATACTGCCGCCGTCCACATGGCGCGGTTTTGAAAACTCCCCCGCATCTAAAACCTTCCACACAACGTCCCTTTGCGAAAAGCGGCGTCAGCTCTGTAATTTACCGCGCCTCTGAACAGCTATATCCTGCTGACTATCTGTTCCAATTCTTTATCGCCCAACCCGTCAAAAAACGCCATTGCTGAGCAAAACAAAGTAATATTTACAGCCATTTGTAATATAGATAACGATATATCGATATATGTATACCGATATACGTCATCTCATATCTTCATAAAATGCTTACCCTCCATTATCATTCTTTGTAGTGAATTGAGATATTTTTCACATTTACAAAACTGAGAACTTTCTATTTGGGTAAAACCGGACAGGAGTGTTGAAAATGGCAAAAGAGAGAGCAAAGGAAGAGCGGATCGTCGACAGCGTTGAATCACTCAACGCAAGAATGGCCGAGGTACGCGAGGCACAGAGCAAGTTCGCCCTCTACACGCAGGAGCAGGTGGATAAGATTTTCCTCGCCGCGGCGATGGCCGCCAACAAGGCGCGCATCCCCCTCGCGAAGGCCGCCGTCGAAGAGACCGGCATGGGCATCGTGGAGGATAAGGTGATCAAGAATCATTTCGCCTCCGAATACATCTATAACTATTATAAGGATGTAAAGACCTGCGGCGTCATCGAAGAGGACAAAGCCTTCGGCACGCAGAAGATCGCGGAGCCCGTCGGCGTCATCGCCGCGGTCATTCCGACGACGAACCCCACCTCGACGGCGATTTTCAAATCGCTGCTCGCACTCAAAACGCGCAACGGCATCATCATCAGCCCCCATCCGAAGGCGAAAAACTCAACGATCCTCGCCGCCCGTACCGTGCTTGAGGCGGCGGTCGCCGCCGGCGCGCCGGAGAACATCATCGCCTGGATAGACATCCCCTCGCTTGAGATGACAAATACTGTCATGAGAGAGGCGGACCTCATTCTCGCGACCGGCGGCCCCGGCATGGTCAAGGCCGCCTATTCAAGCGGCAAACCGGCGCTCGGAGTCGGCGCGGGCAACACCCCCGCGGTGATCGACGAAAGCGCCGACATCCAGCTCGCGGTAAGCTCGATCATCCACTCCAAAACATTCGACAACGGCATGATCTGCGCCTCCGAGCAGTCGGTCATCGTCCTTGACAAAATATATGACAGGGTAAAA is drawn from Cloacibacillus porcorum and contains these coding sequences:
- a CDS encoding AAA family ATPase codes for the protein MKNVFFIGGTMGAGKTAVCQVLKKRLYRSVFLDGDWCWDMEPFQVTEETKALALDNVCCLLGNFIRCSAYENVIFCWVMHRQEIIDSILARLDTSGCRLNIFSLVCGEEPLRRRLEGDIRAGRRAPDIIERSLEYLTLYERLDTIKIDVSELTPEKAAELIVQMSGENLPRQFNIQ